Proteins encoded together in one Xenopus laevis strain J_2021 chromosome 6L, Xenopus_laevis_v10.1, whole genome shotgun sequence window:
- the LOC121394614 gene encoding lamina-associated polypeptide 2, isoforms alpha/zeta-like isoform X2 has protein sequence MADKTEEPRTSKSSAHTRSHTQVSFLACTNCKTKFSSASTDSVCVACRPSDTSPPPLASTSDSELVKALSLSLAGIQHLARIPETLDKVLERLSQPSRLDDRPTGTKRLAPPPPDSPEEQFTPSDEEGLALSEEDSDQEHIDPDLDTPRTQKEVEGLIQAVLSTLNIEDTVTEVEPAKNIFKRHKKCSYVFPAYDQLDELIKAQWKHPDHRVQVSRRFSQTYPFPQECTELWASPPAVDPPVSRLSRNTTIPVADAAAFKDPIDKRLEGFCKSAFTASGSAFRPIFAIAWVAKAMEVWVEQAAQLIGSEEPTTDNLLSQIADATSYIGDAAMDAAKMVARASAQSVAARRFLWLKTWSADLMSKRSLVSLPFQGKLLFGAELDKIISQATGGKSTLLPQTRSKRPPFKRRPFFRPFRQTQRSKPQADKTSSSFRSRYQNKQRSSWSSSKAPTKPTPDKSNSA, from the coding sequence ATGGCAGACAAAACGGAAGAGCCCAGGACATCCAAGTCCTCAGCTCATACCCGTTCACATACCCAGGTTTCTTTTCTGGCTTGCACAAATTGTAAGACAAAATTCAGTTCGGCCTCGACTGATTCTGTGTGTGTGGCCTGTAGACCATCAGATACCTCGCCACCCCCTCTGGCTAGCACTTCTGATTCTGAATTGGTTAAGGCCTTatccctctcacttgcaggcatccAACATCTAGCCCGCATCCCTGAGACTTTAGACAAGGTACTTGAACGCTTATCTCAACCTTCCAGGCTAGACGATCGCCCCACGGGCACCAAACGCCTTGCACCTCCACCCCCTGACTCCCCAGAGGAACAATTTACCCCCTCTGACGAGGAAGGTCTAGCCCTTTCCGAAGAGGACTCTGACCAGGAACACATTGATCCAGATCTAGACACTCCTAGAACCCAAAAGGAAGTTGAAGGTCTCATACAGGCGGTCCTCAGTACTCTTAATATCGAAGATACCGTTACTGAAGTGGAACCTGCTAAAAATATCTTCAAGAGACACAAGAAGTGCTCCTATGTGTTCCCAGCATACGATCAGCTTGACGAACTCATCAAAGCCCAATGGAAACACCCGGACCATAGAGTGCAGGTTTCAAGGCGATTCTCACAGACTTATCCCTTTCCACAAGAGTGCACTGAACTCTGGGCCTCACCCCCGGCAGTAGACCCACCTGTCTCCAGACTATCCAGAAATACCACTATCCCAGTGGCGGACGCTGCAGCTTTCAAAGACCCTATAGACAAACGACTTGAGGGGTTTTGCAAATCTGCCTTCACTGCATCGGGTTCAGCCTTTCGACCTATCTTCGCTATCGCTTGGGTAGCTAAGGCCATGGAGGTATGGGTGGAACAAGCAGCTCAGCTTATTGGATCGGAGGAGCCTACTACAGACAACCTCCTTTCCCAGATCGCGGACGCAACCTCTTATATTGGCGATGCAGCAATGGATGCAGCGAAGATGGTGGCTCGGGCTTCAGCACAATCTGTGGCCGCCCGGAGGTTCCTGTGGCTAAAAACTTGGTCCGCCGACCTTATGTCAAAAAGATCTTTAGTTAGCCTACCTTTTCAGGGCAAACTACTTTTTGGAGCCGAACTTGACAAAATAATCTCCCAGGCAACGGGTGGCAAAAGCACCCTTCTTCCACAGACGAGATCCAAGAGACCACCTTTCAAACGACGCCCATTTTTTCGTCCCTTTCGGCAGACCCAACGGTCAAAGCCGCAAGCGGATAAAACCAGCTCCAGCTTTCGTTCCCGCTACCAAAACAAGCAGAGATCTTCTTGGTCATCCTCTAAAGCCCCAACAAAGCCTACTCCTGACAAGTCCAATTCTGCATGA
- the capn7.L gene encoding calpain-7 isoform X1, giving the protein MDACALELDAVKFAKVAVLNDQGGRYKEAVFYYKEAAQALIYASMAGSTLENIQGKINEYMERVEALYNAVQAQNAGPLKSKQQLDLERAHFLVTQAFDEDGKGNAEEAIELYSEAVELCINTSNETVDQNLQAKLKQLARQALDRAESLKDSMSKLSAKDKAAAAKPSQPTRTFFPLGPDFSLNDKPQSTRPTSSNDPARPRYTSEEIEVLRKTSKINGIEYVPFMSVDLRERFAFPMPFSDKLGKLALSPKQKALFSRWVRPDDLTNNPTMIYTVSSFSIKQTIVSDCSFVASLAISAAYERRYNKKLITSIIFPQNKKGEPEYNPCGKYMVKLHINGVPRKVIIDDFLPVDHSGELLCSYSNNKNELWVSLIEKAYMKVMGGYDFPGSNSNIDLHALTGWIPERIAMHSDNQSFDKESTFRMLYQRFHKGDVLITTATGVMTEEEGEKRGLVPTHAYAVLDIREYKSLRFLQLKNPWSHLRWKGRFCEKDERSWTPELQKFLNFDPRTAQKIDNGIFWITWEDLCQYYDVIYLSWNPSLFKESTCIHSTWDAKQGPVKDAYSLANNPQYKLEVHCPKGGAAVWILLSRHITDKDDFAHNREFITLVVYKNEGKKLYYPADPAPYIDGIRINSPHYLTKMTLTSPGTHTFTLVVSQYEKQNTIHYTLRVYSACKFTFTKIPTPYIINKRINGQWKGQSAGGCGNFRDTHKNNPMYQFQIEKSGPLLIELRGPRQYSVGFEVITVSTTGDPGPSGFQKKSSGDYRCGFCYMELENIPAGVYNIITTTFLPAQEGPFFLDFNTALAIKVTQLQ; this is encoded by the exons gaaGCAGCACAAGCCCTAATTTATGCCAGTATGGCTGGATCAACTCTAGAAAATATTCAAGGCAAAATAAATGAGTACATGGAGAGAGTTGAAGCACTTTACAATGCAG TTCAAGCACAGAATGCTGGCCCATTAAAATCAAAGCAACAGTTGGACCTTGAACGAGCCCATTTCCTTGTCACTCAGGCCTTTGATGAAGATGGTAAAGGCAATGCTGAAGAGGCCATTGAACTCTACTCAGAAGCAGTGGAACTGTGTATAAATACg TCCAACGAAACTGTTGATCAAAACCTACAAGCAAAACTCAAACAGTTAGCACGGCAAGCCTTAGACAG agCAGAATCTTTAAAAGATTCCATGTCCAAGTTATCAGCTAAAGACAAAGCAGCTGCAGCAAAACCCAGCCAGCCAACGAGAACCTTCTTTCCTCTTGGACCAGACTTCAGCCTAAATGATAAACCACAAAGCACTAGGCCAACATCAAGTAATGACCCTGCTCGTCCTAGGTATACATCTGAAGAGATTGAAGTGCTCAG gAAGACTTCAAAGATAAATGGCATAGAGTATGTGCCTTTTATGAGTGTTGACCTGAGAGAACGTTTTGCTTTTCCAATGCCATTCTC agacAAGTTGGGCAAGTTGGCGCTCTCCCCCAAGCAGAAAGCCCTATTCTCTAGATGGGTGAGGCCAGACGATCTTACAAACAATCCGACTATGATTTACACTGTGTCAAGTTTCAGCATAAAGCAG ACCATTGTATCTGATTGTTCATTTGTGGCCTCACTCGCCATCAGTGCTGCTTATGAAAGGCGCTACAACAAGAAGCTCATCACAAG CATAATTTTTCCACAGAATAAAAAAGGAGAGCCTGAATATAATCCTTGTGGGAAGTATATGGTGAAACTGCACATTAATGGAGTCCCAAGAAAG GTGATAATAGATGATTTTTTGCCTGTGGATCACAGCGGAGAGCTCCTCTGTTCCTATTCTAATAACAAGAATGAATTGTGGGTGTCACTGATTGAAAAGGCCTACATGAAAGTAATGGGTGGATATGATTTTCCTGGATCAAATTCG AACATTGACTTGCATGCACTTACTGGATGGATACCTGAGAGAATTGCTATGCACTCAGACAATCAATCCTTTGATAAAGAGAGCACTTTCAGAATGTTATACCAAAG ATTTCATAAAGGTGATGTTCTTATTACCACAGCTACAGGGGTTATGACtgaagaagaaggagaaaaaagAGGCTTGGTTCCTACCCATGCATATGCTGTCTTGGACATAAGAGAATACAAG TCTTTAAGGTTTCTTCAGCTAAAGAATCCCTGGAGCCATTTACGATGGAAAGGAAGATTCTGTGAGAAAGATGAAAGAAGCTGGACTCCAGAACTCCAGAAATTCTTAAACTTTGATCCCAGGACAGCACAGAAAATTGACAATG gtattttctggataacatgggaAGATCTCTGTCAGTACTACGATGTAATCTACTTGAGCTGGAACCCAAGTCTTTTCAAAGAATCCACCTGCATACACAG cacatGGGATGCAAAGCAAGGCCCAGTAAAAGATGCCTACAGCCTAGCTAACAATCCACAGTATAAGCTGGAAGTCCATTGTCCAAAAGGAGGAGCTGCAGTGTGGATATTGCTGAGCAGGCACATTACTGACAAG gATGATTTTGCACACAATCGAGAGTTTATTACACTGGTTGTTTACAAGAATGAAGGCAAAAAACTTTACTACCCAG cTGACCCTGCCCCGTACATAGATGGAATCCGAATCAACAGCCCTCATTATCTCACCAAAATGACTCTGACCTCACCTGGTACCCACACATTTACTTtggtggtatcccagtatgagaAGCAGAACACAATCCACTATACACTTAGG gtATATTCCGCTTGCAAGTTTACATTCACTAAGATTCCAACTCCTTACATAATAAATAAACGG ATTAATGGACAGTGGAAAGGTCAGAGCGCAGGAGGATGCGGCAATTTTCGCGATACCCACAAGAATAACCCAATGTATCAATTTCAGATTGAGAAATCTGGCCCTTTGTTAATAGAGCTGAGAGGACCAAG ACAGTACAGTGTTGGCTTTGAAGTCATTACAGTGTCGACTACAGGAGACCCTGGGCCCTCTGGTTTCCAGAAAAAGAGCAGCGGTGACTACAG GTGTGGTTTCTGCTACATGGAACTGGAGAATATCCCGGCTGGTGTCTATAACATTATAACTACTACATTTCTGCCTGCCCAGGAGGGACCCTTCTTTTTAGACTTCAACACCGCATTAGCCATTAAGGTGACCCAACTCCAGTGA
- the capn7.L gene encoding calpain-7 isoform X3 — MDACALELDAVKFAKVAVLNDQGGRYKEAVFYYKEAAQALIYASMAGSTLENIQGKINEYMERVEALYNAVQAQNAGPLKSKQQLDLERAHFLVTQAFDEDGKGNAEEAIELYSEAVELCINTSNETVDQNLQAKLKQLARQALDRAESLKDSMSKLSAKDKAAAAKPSQPTRTFFPLGPDFSLNDKPQSTRPTSSNDPARPRYTSEEIEVLRKTSKINGIEYVPFMSVDLRERFAFPMPFSDKLGKLALSPKQKALFSRWVRPDDLTNNPTMIYTVSSFSIKQTIVSDCSFVASLAISAAYERRYNKKLITSIIFPQNKKGEPEYNPCGKYMVKLHINGVPRKVIIDDFLPVDHSGELLCSYSNNKNELWVSLIEKAYMKVMGGYDFPGSNSNIDLHALTGWIPERIAMHSDNQSFDKESTFRMLYQRFHKGDVLITTATGVMTEEEGEKRGLVPTHAYAVLDIREYKSLRFLQLKNPWSHLRWKGRFCEKDERSWTPELQKFLNFDPRTAQKIDNGIFWITWEDLCQYYDVIYLSWNPSLFKESTCIHRMILHTIESLLHWLFTRMKAKNFTTQVYSACKFTFTKIPTPYIINKRINGQWKGQSAGGCGNFRDTHKNNPMYQFQIEKSGPLLIELRGPRQYSVGFEVITVSTTGDPGPSGFQKKSSGDYRCGFCYMELENIPAGVYNIITTTFLPAQEGPFFLDFNTALAIKVTQLQ, encoded by the exons gaaGCAGCACAAGCCCTAATTTATGCCAGTATGGCTGGATCAACTCTAGAAAATATTCAAGGCAAAATAAATGAGTACATGGAGAGAGTTGAAGCACTTTACAATGCAG TTCAAGCACAGAATGCTGGCCCATTAAAATCAAAGCAACAGTTGGACCTTGAACGAGCCCATTTCCTTGTCACTCAGGCCTTTGATGAAGATGGTAAAGGCAATGCTGAAGAGGCCATTGAACTCTACTCAGAAGCAGTGGAACTGTGTATAAATACg TCCAACGAAACTGTTGATCAAAACCTACAAGCAAAACTCAAACAGTTAGCACGGCAAGCCTTAGACAG agCAGAATCTTTAAAAGATTCCATGTCCAAGTTATCAGCTAAAGACAAAGCAGCTGCAGCAAAACCCAGCCAGCCAACGAGAACCTTCTTTCCTCTTGGACCAGACTTCAGCCTAAATGATAAACCACAAAGCACTAGGCCAACATCAAGTAATGACCCTGCTCGTCCTAGGTATACATCTGAAGAGATTGAAGTGCTCAG gAAGACTTCAAAGATAAATGGCATAGAGTATGTGCCTTTTATGAGTGTTGACCTGAGAGAACGTTTTGCTTTTCCAATGCCATTCTC agacAAGTTGGGCAAGTTGGCGCTCTCCCCCAAGCAGAAAGCCCTATTCTCTAGATGGGTGAGGCCAGACGATCTTACAAACAATCCGACTATGATTTACACTGTGTCAAGTTTCAGCATAAAGCAG ACCATTGTATCTGATTGTTCATTTGTGGCCTCACTCGCCATCAGTGCTGCTTATGAAAGGCGCTACAACAAGAAGCTCATCACAAG CATAATTTTTCCACAGAATAAAAAAGGAGAGCCTGAATATAATCCTTGTGGGAAGTATATGGTGAAACTGCACATTAATGGAGTCCCAAGAAAG GTGATAATAGATGATTTTTTGCCTGTGGATCACAGCGGAGAGCTCCTCTGTTCCTATTCTAATAACAAGAATGAATTGTGGGTGTCACTGATTGAAAAGGCCTACATGAAAGTAATGGGTGGATATGATTTTCCTGGATCAAATTCG AACATTGACTTGCATGCACTTACTGGATGGATACCTGAGAGAATTGCTATGCACTCAGACAATCAATCCTTTGATAAAGAGAGCACTTTCAGAATGTTATACCAAAG ATTTCATAAAGGTGATGTTCTTATTACCACAGCTACAGGGGTTATGACtgaagaagaaggagaaaaaagAGGCTTGGTTCCTACCCATGCATATGCTGTCTTGGACATAAGAGAATACAAG TCTTTAAGGTTTCTTCAGCTAAAGAATCCCTGGAGCCATTTACGATGGAAAGGAAGATTCTGTGAGAAAGATGAAAGAAGCTGGACTCCAGAACTCCAGAAATTCTTAAACTTTGATCCCAGGACAGCACAGAAAATTGACAATG gtattttctggataacatgggaAGATCTCTGTCAGTACTACGATGTAATCTACTTGAGCTGGAACCCAAGTCTTTTCAAAGAATCCACCTGCATACACAG gATGATTTTGCACACAATCGAGAGTTTATTACACTGGTTGTTTACAAGAATGAAGGCAAAAAACTTTACTACCCAG gtATATTCCGCTTGCAAGTTTACATTCACTAAGATTCCAACTCCTTACATAATAAATAAACGG ATTAATGGACAGTGGAAAGGTCAGAGCGCAGGAGGATGCGGCAATTTTCGCGATACCCACAAGAATAACCCAATGTATCAATTTCAGATTGAGAAATCTGGCCCTTTGTTAATAGAGCTGAGAGGACCAAG ACAGTACAGTGTTGGCTTTGAAGTCATTACAGTGTCGACTACAGGAGACCCTGGGCCCTCTGGTTTCCAGAAAAAGAGCAGCGGTGACTACAG GTGTGGTTTCTGCTACATGGAACTGGAGAATATCCCGGCTGGTGTCTATAACATTATAACTACTACATTTCTGCCTGCCCAGGAGGGACCCTTCTTTTTAGACTTCAACACCGCATTAGCCATTAAGGTGACCCAACTCCAGTGA
- the capn7.L gene encoding calpain-7 isoform X2, with amino-acid sequence MSKLSAKDKAAAAKPSQPTRTFFPLGPDFSLNDKPQSTRPTSSNDPARPRYTSEEIEVLRKTSKINGIEYVPFMSVDLRERFAFPMPFSDKLGKLALSPKQKALFSRWVRPDDLTNNPTMIYTVSSFSIKQTIVSDCSFVASLAISAAYERRYNKKLITSIIFPQNKKGEPEYNPCGKYMVKLHINGVPRKVIIDDFLPVDHSGELLCSYSNNKNELWVSLIEKAYMKVMGGYDFPGSNSNIDLHALTGWIPERIAMHSDNQSFDKESTFRMLYQRFHKGDVLITTATGVMTEEEGEKRGLVPTHAYAVLDIREYKSLRFLQLKNPWSHLRWKGRFCEKDERSWTPELQKFLNFDPRTAQKIDNGIFWITWEDLCQYYDVIYLSWNPSLFKESTCIHSTWDAKQGPVKDAYSLANNPQYKLEVHCPKGGAAVWILLSRHITDKDDFAHNREFITLVVYKNEGKKLYYPADPAPYIDGIRINSPHYLTKMTLTSPGTHTFTLVVSQYEKQNTIHYTLRVYSACKFTFTKIPTPYIINKRINGQWKGQSAGGCGNFRDTHKNNPMYQFQIEKSGPLLIELRGPRQYSVGFEVITVSTTGDPGPSGFQKKSSGDYRCGFCYMELENIPAGVYNIITTTFLPAQEGPFFLDFNTALAIKVTQLQ; translated from the exons ATGTCCAAGTTATCAGCTAAAGACAAAGCAGCTGCAGCAAAACCCAGCCAGCCAACGAGAACCTTCTTTCCTCTTGGACCAGACTTCAGCCTAAATGATAAACCACAAAGCACTAGGCCAACATCAAGTAATGACCCTGCTCGTCCTAGGTATACATCTGAAGAGATTGAAGTGCTCAG gAAGACTTCAAAGATAAATGGCATAGAGTATGTGCCTTTTATGAGTGTTGACCTGAGAGAACGTTTTGCTTTTCCAATGCCATTCTC agacAAGTTGGGCAAGTTGGCGCTCTCCCCCAAGCAGAAAGCCCTATTCTCTAGATGGGTGAGGCCAGACGATCTTACAAACAATCCGACTATGATTTACACTGTGTCAAGTTTCAGCATAAAGCAG ACCATTGTATCTGATTGTTCATTTGTGGCCTCACTCGCCATCAGTGCTGCTTATGAAAGGCGCTACAACAAGAAGCTCATCACAAG CATAATTTTTCCACAGAATAAAAAAGGAGAGCCTGAATATAATCCTTGTGGGAAGTATATGGTGAAACTGCACATTAATGGAGTCCCAAGAAAG GTGATAATAGATGATTTTTTGCCTGTGGATCACAGCGGAGAGCTCCTCTGTTCCTATTCTAATAACAAGAATGAATTGTGGGTGTCACTGATTGAAAAGGCCTACATGAAAGTAATGGGTGGATATGATTTTCCTGGATCAAATTCG AACATTGACTTGCATGCACTTACTGGATGGATACCTGAGAGAATTGCTATGCACTCAGACAATCAATCCTTTGATAAAGAGAGCACTTTCAGAATGTTATACCAAAG ATTTCATAAAGGTGATGTTCTTATTACCACAGCTACAGGGGTTATGACtgaagaagaaggagaaaaaagAGGCTTGGTTCCTACCCATGCATATGCTGTCTTGGACATAAGAGAATACAAG TCTTTAAGGTTTCTTCAGCTAAAGAATCCCTGGAGCCATTTACGATGGAAAGGAAGATTCTGTGAGAAAGATGAAAGAAGCTGGACTCCAGAACTCCAGAAATTCTTAAACTTTGATCCCAGGACAGCACAGAAAATTGACAATG gtattttctggataacatgggaAGATCTCTGTCAGTACTACGATGTAATCTACTTGAGCTGGAACCCAAGTCTTTTCAAAGAATCCACCTGCATACACAG cacatGGGATGCAAAGCAAGGCCCAGTAAAAGATGCCTACAGCCTAGCTAACAATCCACAGTATAAGCTGGAAGTCCATTGTCCAAAAGGAGGAGCTGCAGTGTGGATATTGCTGAGCAGGCACATTACTGACAAG gATGATTTTGCACACAATCGAGAGTTTATTACACTGGTTGTTTACAAGAATGAAGGCAAAAAACTTTACTACCCAG cTGACCCTGCCCCGTACATAGATGGAATCCGAATCAACAGCCCTCATTATCTCACCAAAATGACTCTGACCTCACCTGGTACCCACACATTTACTTtggtggtatcccagtatgagaAGCAGAACACAATCCACTATACACTTAGG gtATATTCCGCTTGCAAGTTTACATTCACTAAGATTCCAACTCCTTACATAATAAATAAACGG ATTAATGGACAGTGGAAAGGTCAGAGCGCAGGAGGATGCGGCAATTTTCGCGATACCCACAAGAATAACCCAATGTATCAATTTCAGATTGAGAAATCTGGCCCTTTGTTAATAGAGCTGAGAGGACCAAG ACAGTACAGTGTTGGCTTTGAAGTCATTACAGTGTCGACTACAGGAGACCCTGGGCCCTCTGGTTTCCAGAAAAAGAGCAGCGGTGACTACAG GTGTGGTTTCTGCTACATGGAACTGGAGAATATCCCGGCTGGTGTCTATAACATTATAACTACTACATTTCTGCCTGCCCAGGAGGGACCCTTCTTTTTAGACTTCAACACCGCATTAGCCATTAAGGTGACCCAACTCCAGTGA
- the LOC121394614 gene encoding lamina-associated polypeptide 2, isoforms alpha/zeta-like isoform X1 yields MYFLIQIQIYVVHSYIFLFVFVQGEFTNGLGLAGIGWFSYHRDNSCHLPCFGGGPLPPSFKLINKLKKKKKKKKKKKIFYSQVRSIMADKTEEPRTSKSSAHTRSHTQVSFLACTNCKTKFSSASTDSVCVACRPSDTSPPPLASTSDSELVKALSLSLAGIQHLARIPETLDKVLERLSQPSRLDDRPTGTKRLAPPPPDSPEEQFTPSDEEGLALSEEDSDQEHIDPDLDTPRTQKEVEGLIQAVLSTLNIEDTVTEVEPAKNIFKRHKKCSYVFPAYDQLDELIKAQWKHPDHRVQVSRRFSQTYPFPQECTELWASPPAVDPPVSRLSRNTTIPVADAAAFKDPIDKRLEGFCKSAFTASGSAFRPIFAIAWVAKAMEVWVEQAAQLIGSEEPTTDNLLSQIADATSYIGDAAMDAAKMVARASAQSVAARRFLWLKTWSADLMSKRSLVSLPFQGKLLFGAELDKIISQATGGKSTLLPQTRSKRPPFKRRPFFRPFRQTQRSKPQADKTSSSFRSRYQNKQRSSWSSSKAPTKPTPDKSNSA; encoded by the exons ATGTATTTTCTAATACAGATACAGATATATGTGgttcattcatatatatttttatttgtgtttgtacaGGGAGAATTTACAAACGGGCTTGGATTAGCTGGCATCGGATG GTTCTCATACCACAGAGACAACAGCTGCCATCTACCCTGCTTCGGCGGGGGTCCCCTGCCTCCTTcttttaaattaataaacaaattaaaaaaaaaaaaaaaaaaaaaaaaaaaaaaaaagattttttattctcAAGTAAGGAGCATTATGGCAGACAAAACGGAAGAGCCCAGGACATCCAAGTCCTCAGCTCATACCCGTTCACATACCCAGGTTTCTTTTCTGGCTTGCACAAATTGTAAGACAAAATTCAGTTCGGCCTCGACTGATTCTGTGTGTGTGGCCTGTAGACCATCAGATACCTCGCCACCCCCTCTGGCTAGCACTTCTGATTCTGAATTGGTTAAGGCCTTatccctctcacttgcaggcatccAACATCTAGCCCGCATCCCTGAGACTTTAGACAAGGTACTTGAACGCTTATCTCAACCTTCCAGGCTAGACGATCGCCCCACGGGCACCAAACGCCTTGCACCTCCACCCCCTGACTCCCCAGAGGAACAATTTACCCCCTCTGACGAGGAAGGTCTAGCCCTTTCCGAAGAGGACTCTGACCAGGAACACATTGATCCAGATCTAGACACTCCTAGAACCCAAAAGGAAGTTGAAGGTCTCATACAGGCGGTCCTCAGTACTCTTAATATCGAAGATACCGTTACTGAAGTGGAACCTGCTAAAAATATCTTCAAGAGACACAAGAAGTGCTCCTATGTGTTCCCAGCATACGATCAGCTTGACGAACTCATCAAAGCCCAATGGAAACACCCGGACCATAGAGTGCAGGTTTCAAGGCGATTCTCACAGACTTATCCCTTTCCACAAGAGTGCACTGAACTCTGGGCCTCACCCCCGGCAGTAGACCCACCTGTCTCCAGACTATCCAGAAATACCACTATCCCAGTGGCGGACGCTGCAGCTTTCAAAGACCCTATAGACAAACGACTTGAGGGGTTTTGCAAATCTGCCTTCACTGCATCGGGTTCAGCCTTTCGACCTATCTTCGCTATCGCTTGGGTAGCTAAGGCCATGGAGGTATGGGTGGAACAAGCAGCTCAGCTTATTGGATCGGAGGAGCCTACTACAGACAACCTCCTTTCCCAGATCGCGGACGCAACCTCTTATATTGGCGATGCAGCAATGGATGCAGCGAAGATGGTGGCTCGGGCTTCAGCACAATCTGTGGCCGCCCGGAGGTTCCTGTGGCTAAAAACTTGGTCCGCCGACCTTATGTCAAAAAGATCTTTAGTTAGCCTACCTTTTCAGGGCAAACTACTTTTTGGAGCCGAACTTGACAAAATAATCTCCCAGGCAACGGGTGGCAAAAGCACCCTTCTTCCACAGACGAGATCCAAGAGACCACCTTTCAAACGACGCCCATTTTTTCGTCCCTTTCGGCAGACCCAACGGTCAAAGCCGCAAGCGGATAAAACCAGCTCCAGCTTTCGTTCCCGCTACCAAAACAAGCAGAGATCTTCTTGGTCATCCTCTAAAGCCCCAACAAAGCCTACTCCTGACAAGTCCAATTCTGCATGA